A part of Paraburkholderia azotifigens genomic DNA contains:
- a CDS encoding helix-turn-helix transcriptional regulator has protein sequence MDHCATTFDIRCLSQDGIGPAWPVAYASVYVATPGPACYPDDDITSTEPRAVMVDQVRRYVQAHLCDDELSPESVLSALQLPRSTLYRLFQREGGLGAYIRHLRLRHAADDLIRYPHTLVLDIAFGLGFKSASVFTRAFRRAYGMAPQEYRALGGKGGEVMSIPVLAPQTA, from the coding sequence ATGGACCATTGCGCTACTACATTTGACATCCGTTGCCTGTCGCAAGACGGAATCGGTCCTGCCTGGCCGGTTGCGTATGCAAGCGTGTACGTCGCGACGCCTGGCCCGGCCTGCTATCCGGACGACGACATTACCTCCACCGAGCCGCGCGCCGTCATGGTCGATCAGGTGCGGCGCTATGTTCAGGCGCATCTGTGCGACGACGAGCTCTCGCCCGAAAGTGTGCTGAGCGCGCTGCAGCTTCCGCGCTCGACGTTGTACCGGCTGTTCCAGCGCGAGGGCGGCCTGGGCGCTTACATTCGCCATCTCAGGCTGCGCCATGCAGCCGACGATCTCATCCGCTATCCACACACGCTGGTGCTGGATATTGCCTTTGGACTCGGCTTCAAGAGCGCGTCGGTGTTCACGCGCGCGTTCCGGCGTGCCTATGGGATGGCGCCCCAGGAATATCGCGCGCTGGGCGGCAAGGGAGGCGAAGTCATGTCGATTCCCGTGCTGGCGCCGCAAACGGCGTGA
- a CDS encoding CBS domain-containing protein, which produces MKVEDLMTKRVVTVGFDDTLETVKDIFEQSGFHHLLVVEDRALQGVVSDRDLLRALSPFIDSVVETQRDIGTLSRRVHQIMSRKPVTLRPDADVADAIQLFLNHPISCIPIVDGEFRPVGIVSWRDILRVCGDVLGSPASAHSEAEAATRGE; this is translated from the coding sequence ATGAAAGTAGAAGATCTGATGACGAAGCGCGTCGTGACGGTGGGCTTCGATGACACGCTCGAAACCGTCAAGGATATTTTCGAGCAGTCGGGGTTTCATCACCTGCTGGTCGTCGAAGACCGGGCCTTGCAGGGCGTCGTGTCAGACCGCGATCTGTTGCGCGCGCTCAGTCCGTTCATCGACAGCGTGGTGGAGACGCAGCGCGATATCGGCACGTTGAGCCGGCGCGTGCATCAGATCATGAGCCGCAAGCCGGTTACGCTGCGCCCGGATGCGGATGTGGCGGATGCGATCCAGTTGTTCCTGAACCATCCGATCTCGTGTATCCCGATCGTCGATGGCGAGTTCCGTCCAGTGGGGATCGTCAGCTGGCGGGATATTCTGAGAGTCTGCGGCGACGTGCTGGGCTCGCCCGCTTCCGCGCATAGCGAAGCGGAAGCGGCGACGCGCGGCGAGTAA
- a CDS encoding acyl-CoA thioesterase encodes MLTREAIPQVLSRTSTLLSTEMIEGSPQKTFHHVIDIYLKDSNAFMNTYFARYFEWQGVCRERWFHECIHNNLLAAGGTFVTKRAHQEYVQETFPFQRVDCYLNTFQVRQCSAYLLFRFCVDGRPVSHGYQQILFAGMDKRIRRFPEGIIERVKEYEVILPPVTN; translated from the coding sequence ATGTTGACTCGCGAAGCAATCCCTCAAGTTCTGTCACGTACGTCCACGCTACTGTCGACGGAGATGATCGAAGGTTCGCCACAGAAGACTTTCCACCACGTCATCGATATCTATCTAAAGGACTCCAATGCCTTCATGAACACCTATTTCGCCCGCTATTTCGAATGGCAGGGCGTCTGCCGGGAACGCTGGTTCCATGAGTGCATTCACAACAATCTGCTGGCCGCAGGGGGCACCTTTGTCACGAAACGCGCGCATCAGGAATACGTGCAGGAGACGTTTCCGTTCCAGCGCGTCGACTGCTACCTGAACACGTTCCAGGTCCGGCAATGCTCTGCGTATCTGCTGTTCCGCTTTTGCGTCGACGGGCGTCCCGTGTCGCACGGCTATCAGCAGATCCTGTTTGCCGGAATGGACAAGCGGATCCGGCGTTTTCCGGAAGGGATCATCGAGCGGGTCAAGGAATATGAAGTGATCCTGCCGCCCGTCACGAACTAA
- a CDS encoding sensor histidine kinase yields the protein MYSTLPAFVSALFLGFGVYVLLTEGVTRLSAPFALMCMTTFAWQGTWAFLFQTTSPEAAGMLVKAGYFFILFLPTTFYHFVIELTERRDERLLLMASYALCVILAVLLMTSDEVVAGFGSHFFGDYPKAGRLHPVHVLQTVMLAGRSGWLLIVSRRQARARHRRRLLGLCLVSLCLYSVAAGDYAVNYGYVFYPPGVIFIAISLGILAVTIVRHGLMRQYFLAATVAQEVAMPLEVIGMHADELGNALPELLRGYQLAVRHQLLVNGLYPGQSERLPTLTRAIRRQIDSTSTVVEMSLASFTLDRLDRRSFGPQSIRHCVDSALDRYPFQPGERARVSVIPIDPQLRFSGTDSLFVFLLFNLLKNALYAIEASGSANITISAGRDGGFCVIHFNDTGPGIAPDVLPHIFDPFYSTKPHGQGGGMGLEFCRRVCDAFGGTISCASTPGVLTTFTLRLPEPGSAADRAAHDPPVRSRRSRAGQGEIN from the coding sequence ATGTATTCGACCTTGCCAGCGTTCGTATCCGCGCTGTTCCTGGGCTTCGGTGTCTACGTCCTGCTGACGGAGGGCGTGACGCGTCTATCGGCGCCCTTTGCGCTCATGTGCATGACAACGTTTGCGTGGCAGGGCACATGGGCGTTCCTGTTCCAGACGACGAGCCCGGAAGCGGCAGGGATGCTGGTCAAGGCGGGTTACTTCTTCATCCTGTTTCTGCCGACCACGTTCTACCACTTCGTCATCGAACTCACCGAGCGGCGCGACGAGCGGCTGTTGCTGATGGCGTCGTATGCGTTGTGTGTGATCCTCGCCGTCCTGCTGATGACGAGCGACGAAGTGGTCGCCGGTTTCGGCAGCCATTTTTTCGGCGACTATCCGAAGGCCGGGCGGCTGCACCCCGTGCACGTGCTGCAGACCGTGATGCTCGCTGGCCGCAGCGGGTGGCTGCTGATCGTGTCGCGGCGTCAGGCGCGCGCACGTCATCGACGCCGCCTGCTGGGTCTCTGTCTCGTCAGCCTGTGTCTGTATTCCGTCGCGGCCGGCGACTACGCGGTCAATTACGGCTACGTCTTCTATCCGCCTGGCGTGATCTTCATCGCCATCAGTCTGGGCATCCTCGCCGTCACCATCGTGCGGCATGGCTTGATGCGCCAATACTTTCTCGCCGCGACTGTCGCGCAGGAGGTCGCGATGCCGCTCGAGGTGATCGGCATGCATGCCGACGAACTCGGCAACGCGCTGCCGGAACTGCTGCGCGGCTATCAGCTCGCCGTGCGGCATCAACTGCTCGTCAACGGGCTGTATCCGGGACAGTCGGAGCGGCTGCCTACTCTGACGCGTGCGATTCGACGGCAGATCGACAGCACCAGCACGGTCGTCGAGATGTCGCTGGCGTCGTTCACGCTGGACCGGCTCGATCGACGCAGCTTCGGTCCGCAATCGATCCGGCATTGCGTCGATTCGGCGCTGGACCGCTATCCGTTCCAGCCGGGCGAGCGGGCCCGCGTGTCCGTCATTCCGATCGATCCGCAATTGCGCTTTTCGGGCACCGATTCGCTGTTCGTCTTCTTGCTGTTCAACCTGCTGAAGAACGCGCTGTATGCGATCGAGGCGAGCGGCTCGGCCAACATCACGATCAGCGCGGGCCGCGACGGCGGTTTCTGCGTGATCCATTTCAACGATACCGGTCCGGGTATCGCGCCCGATGTGCTGCCACACATCTTCGACCCGTTCTATTCGACCAAGCCGCACGGGCAGGGCGGCGGCATGGGGCTCGAGTTCTGCCGGCGCGTATGCGACGCATTCGGCGGAACGATCTCATGCGCGTCGACGCCGGGCGTGCTGACCACCTTCACGCTGCGGCTGCCGGAGCCTGGTTCGGCGGCGGACCGCGCAGCGCACGATCCGCCGGTACGGTCCCGGCGCTCGCGCGCCGGGCAGGGTGAGATCAATTAG
- a CDS encoding transcriptional regulator NanR: protein MGEIIPRRKLYQEVVDRLMERIRSGEIAPGAQLPSERELMEIYGVGRPAVREALQTLERSGIVEIVHGERARVVVPTADRLIGQIASGAMHLLRTDPQMLEHLKHARLFLETGTARMAAERATEEDVARLQLSVAQHRASMVNLEEFIERDMAFHREIARISGNPIFPSIVESLFRWAGEYYRPLVRAPGAEELTLAEHQRIVDAIAKRDGDAAAQAMHAHLSRANDLYRKLSK from the coding sequence ATGGGCGAGATCATCCCGCGTCGGAAGCTGTACCAGGAAGTCGTGGACCGTTTGATGGAGCGCATCCGCTCGGGCGAAATCGCGCCCGGCGCGCAGCTGCCGTCTGAGCGGGAACTGATGGAGATCTATGGCGTCGGGCGGCCTGCCGTGCGCGAGGCGCTGCAGACGCTCGAACGCTCGGGCATCGTCGAAATCGTGCACGGCGAGCGCGCGCGCGTCGTGGTGCCGACAGCCGACCGGCTGATCGGCCAGATCGCGAGCGGCGCGATGCATCTGCTGCGTACCGACCCGCAGATGCTCGAGCATCTGAAGCACGCGCGCCTCTTTCTCGAAACGGGCACGGCGCGCATGGCCGCCGAACGCGCCACGGAAGAAGACGTCGCGCGGCTGCAATTGAGCGTCGCGCAACATCGCGCGTCTATGGTCAACCTCGAAGAGTTTATCGAGCGCGACATGGCGTTTCACCGCGAGATCGCCAGGATCAGCGGCAATCCCATCTTCCCTTCAATCGTCGAGTCGCTGTTCCGTTGGGCGGGCGAGTACTATCGTCCGCTGGTTCGTGCGCCCGGCGCCGAGGAACTGACCCTGGCGGAGCATCAGCGCATCGTCGATGCCATTGCGAAGCGCGATGGCGACGCAGCCGCGCAAGCGATGCACGCGCATCTGTCGCGCGCCAACGATCTCTACCGCAAGCTGAGCAAGTAA
- a CDS encoding type II toxin-antitoxin system HipA family toxin, protein MGRRSHSQTLSLWANGEYVGRWTINANGDSELQYDAAWRDSPRGRPISLSLPFNLHNEPLRGDSVSHYFDGLLPDNETIRRRVAARFKTGSIDAFDLLAVIGRDCVGALQLLPGDAVPEGIDKVEGIVVDEEAIERHLLEVVSPERFAAGRDPDDDFRISLAGAQEKDAFLWWDGGWMKPRGATPTTHIFKLPIGMVGGRKADFTTSVDNEWLCMRLFKAYGLPTAEARIETFGSQRVLVVERFDRVLSRDGKRLFRLIQEDFCQATGTSPLVKYENEGGPGLQKLFTLLQQSQQAEEDMRTLMASQIIFWMMRAPDGHAKNFSIQLLAGDAGRFRLTPIYDVMSAYPVIGNGPNQWVDQEIKLAMALLGKNKHYQVHKIERRHFNSTARKVGYGDSAEPLLREIIDRTPEVVEKVRAELPEGFSEQVADRILGGMLSAARTLESMPAS, encoded by the coding sequence ATGGGGCGCCGCTCGCATAGCCAGACGCTTTCGCTTTGGGCCAACGGCGAATATGTCGGTCGTTGGACCATCAATGCCAACGGGGACTCCGAACTGCAGTACGACGCAGCCTGGCGCGACTCGCCGCGCGGGCGCCCGATCTCCCTGTCGCTGCCATTCAATCTCCACAACGAACCGCTCAGAGGCGATAGCGTTTCCCACTACTTCGACGGCCTGCTGCCGGACAACGAGACGATTCGAAGGCGAGTGGCGGCGCGTTTCAAGACGGGCTCCATCGACGCATTCGATCTCCTCGCCGTCATCGGTCGCGACTGCGTAGGGGCGCTTCAGCTCCTGCCGGGCGACGCGGTACCGGAAGGGATAGACAAGGTCGAGGGTATCGTCGTCGACGAGGAGGCCATCGAGCGGCACCTGCTCGAAGTCGTCAGTCCGGAGCGATTCGCCGCGGGAAGAGATCCCGATGATGACTTCCGCATTTCATTAGCCGGCGCGCAGGAGAAGGACGCATTTCTCTGGTGGGACGGCGGGTGGATGAAGCCGCGCGGCGCAACACCGACGACGCATATCTTCAAGCTGCCGATTGGCATGGTGGGCGGGCGCAAGGCCGACTTCACCACATCCGTCGACAACGAGTGGCTGTGCATGCGGCTCTTCAAGGCGTACGGGTTGCCCACGGCAGAGGCGCGCATCGAGACGTTCGGCTCGCAGCGGGTGCTCGTCGTCGAGCGTTTCGACCGGGTGCTTTCGCGCGATGGAAAGCGGCTGTTTCGGCTCATTCAGGAAGACTTCTGCCAGGCAACGGGCACATCGCCTCTGGTCAAGTACGAGAATGAGGGCGGCCCGGGTCTCCAGAAGCTGTTCACGCTTTTGCAGCAGTCACAGCAGGCGGAAGAGGACATGCGCACGCTCATGGCCTCGCAGATCATTTTCTGGATGATGCGGGCGCCGGATGGTCACGCCAAAAACTTCAGTATCCAGTTGCTCGCCGGCGACGCAGGGCGCTTCAGGCTGACTCCCATTTATGACGTGATGTCGGCGTACCCGGTCATCGGTAATGGGCCGAATCAGTGGGTGGACCAGGAAATCAAACTGGCGATGGCCTTGCTCGGGAAGAACAAGCATTATCAGGTGCATAAGATCGAGCGGCGGCACTTCAACAGCACGGCCAGAAAGGTCGGCTATGGCGACAGCGCCGAGCCGCTCCTGCGGGAGATCATCGATCGCACGCCCGAGGTCGTGGAGAAAGTCCGCGCCGAACTTCCCGAGGGGTTCTCGGAGCAAGTGGCAGACAGAATATTGGGCGGTATGCTGTCGGCCGCGCGCACGTTGGAGAGCATGCCTGCAAGCTGA
- a CDS encoding helix-turn-helix domain-containing protein, which produces MSATPTSRPLVTASQLGQLLVASRKRRKLTQAEVAQRVGLSQNRISYLERNPDELSFRQLLSWCSAIGLELRLGERDGGTPDNVPEW; this is translated from the coding sequence ATGTCTGCCACTCCTACCAGTCGTCCGCTTGTGACCGCGTCGCAGCTCGGACAGTTGCTCGTCGCATCGCGCAAGCGGCGCAAGCTCACGCAGGCGGAGGTCGCGCAACGCGTCGGCTTGAGTCAGAACCGCATATCGTATCTGGAGCGGAACCCGGACGAGCTTAGCTTCAGGCAATTGCTCAGCTGGTGCTCGGCCATCGGGCTCGAGTTGCGCCTCGGGGAGCGGGACGGAGGCACGCCGGACAACGTCCCGGAGTGGTGA
- the oiaK gene encoding 3-oxo-isoapionate kinase OiaK, producing MTDSAQTEWPEGRLLAYYGDDFTGSTDAMEAMTAAGVPTVLCLDTPTPDLLARFPDVRCVGLAGSSRGRDPAWMRDVLPSAFASLAAFGAPVLQYKVCSTFDSSAEVGSIGAAIDIGVNAMRARWSPMVIGAPRLKRYQMFGNLFAAVNGTGYRLDRHPTMSRHPVTPMDEADLRVHLGRQTSRRIELIDMVQLRGGQGVARVAALGGDDRPVVLIDVLDEETLVEAGRLVWEQRGEGVFSASSSGLQYALAAYWRSRGWLPATPSLPVAEPVDTIAAVSGSCSPVTASQIAWARAQGFHVERLDLRRALDPRTGDAEVERAVNAAADALRRGVSAIVHSAEGPDDPTVTGFDDIARELGLTRQQAARNVGGALAQVMRRLLDRVELKRVVVAGGDSSGEVASTLGIDALSVAAGLAPGAPLCRASSKSAQRDGLEIVLKGGRSAERGFSVR from the coding sequence ATGACGGATTCAGCGCAAACGGAATGGCCTGAGGGACGGCTGCTCGCGTATTACGGCGACGACTTTACGGGATCGACCGACGCGATGGAGGCGATGACGGCGGCGGGCGTGCCGACGGTGCTGTGTCTCGACACACCGACGCCCGATCTGCTCGCGCGCTTTCCGGATGTTCGCTGCGTAGGACTGGCGGGTTCGTCGCGCGGACGCGATCCGGCGTGGATGCGCGACGTGCTGCCGTCCGCGTTCGCGAGTCTCGCTGCGTTCGGCGCGCCTGTCCTGCAATACAAGGTGTGCTCGACGTTCGATTCGTCGGCGGAGGTCGGCTCGATCGGCGCGGCCATCGATATCGGCGTGAACGCGATGCGCGCGCGCTGGTCGCCGATGGTGATCGGTGCGCCGCGTCTGAAGCGCTACCAGATGTTCGGCAATCTGTTCGCCGCCGTGAACGGCACCGGTTATCGTCTTGACCGCCATCCGACGATGTCGCGTCATCCCGTTACGCCGATGGACGAAGCGGATTTGCGCGTGCATCTCGGACGGCAGACGTCGCGCCGCATCGAGCTGATCGACATGGTGCAGTTGCGCGGCGGCCAGGGCGTTGCGCGTGTCGCTGCCCTCGGCGGCGATGACAGGCCCGTGGTGCTGATCGACGTGCTCGACGAAGAAACGCTCGTCGAAGCGGGGCGGCTCGTGTGGGAGCAGCGCGGCGAGGGTGTGTTCAGCGCGTCGTCGTCGGGGCTGCAATACGCGCTGGCGGCCTACTGGCGTTCGCGCGGCTGGCTGCCCGCGACGCCTTCGCTGCCCGTCGCCGAACCGGTCGATACGATCGCCGCCGTGAGCGGCAGTTGCTCGCCCGTGACGGCATCGCAGATCGCGTGGGCGCGCGCGCAGGGCTTCCACGTCGAGCGGCTGGATTTGCGCCGCGCGCTCGATCCGCGAACGGGCGACGCGGAGGTCGAACGTGCCGTCAACGCCGCCGCCGATGCGCTGCGCCGTGGCGTCAGCGCGATCGTCCATAGCGCGGAAGGTCCGGACGATCCCACGGTGACCGGCTTCGACGACATCGCGCGCGAGTTGGGTTTGACGCGTCAGCAGGCGGCGCGCAATGTCGGCGGCGCGCTTGCGCAGGTGATGCGCCGGCTGCTCGATCGCGTCGAGTTGAAGCGCGTGGTCGTGGCGGGCGGCGACAGTTCGGGCGAAGTCGCGAGCACGCTGGGTATCGATGCACTCAGCGTCGCGGCGGGTCTCGCGCCCGGCGCGCCGCTGTGTCGCGCGTCGTCGAAGTCGGCGCAGCGCGACGGGCTGGAGATCGTGCTGAAGGGGGGCAGATCGGCGGAGCGGGGTTTTTCGGTGCGGTGA
- a CDS encoding ribulose-bisphosphate carboxylase large subunit family protein, giving the protein MSERIHATYWLETGDDPRRAAEVIAGEQSSGTFVALATETPELKARSGARVERLDILETVDTPSLPGGMQSDVYTRCTLELSWPVENLGPSLPNLLSTIAGNLFELRQVSGLRLTGLTLPPSFAAAYPGPAFGIDGTRKLSGVTHGPLIGTIIKPSVGLSPEETARQVRELVEGGIDFIKDDELQADGPHCPFDERVKAVMRVVNEHAERTGKKAMVAFNLTGDLDQMRRRHDLVLAHGGTCVMAVLNSVGLVGMHELRKHSQLPIHAHRAGWGYLSRSPELGWDYAPWQMIWRLAGADHLHVNGLRNKFSEPDDSVIAAARAVLSPVMPGAPMTAMPVFSSGQTGLQAADTYAALGRADLIHTAGGGIFGHPQGVAAGVEALREAWVAAIEGVPLEKYAERNPALRAALGFWK; this is encoded by the coding sequence GTGAGCGAACGCATTCACGCTACTTACTGGCTCGAAACGGGCGACGATCCGCGCCGTGCCGCCGAGGTCATCGCCGGCGAACAGTCGAGCGGCACCTTTGTCGCGCTGGCCACCGAGACGCCCGAACTGAAGGCGCGTTCGGGCGCGCGCGTCGAGCGGCTCGATATCCTCGAAACGGTCGATACGCCGAGTCTGCCGGGCGGCATGCAATCGGACGTGTACACGCGCTGCACGCTCGAACTGTCGTGGCCAGTCGAGAACCTCGGCCCGTCGCTGCCGAATCTGCTGTCGACGATCGCGGGCAATCTGTTCGAACTGCGCCAGGTGTCGGGCTTGCGGCTCACCGGCCTGACGTTGCCGCCTTCGTTCGCGGCGGCGTATCCGGGTCCTGCGTTCGGTATCGACGGCACGCGCAAACTGAGCGGCGTCACGCATGGTCCGCTGATCGGCACGATCATCAAGCCGAGCGTCGGATTGTCGCCGGAAGAGACGGCGCGGCAGGTGCGCGAACTGGTGGAAGGCGGCATCGATTTCATCAAGGACGACGAGCTTCAGGCGGACGGTCCGCATTGTCCGTTCGACGAACGCGTGAAGGCCGTGATGCGCGTCGTCAACGAGCACGCCGAACGCACGGGCAAGAAGGCGATGGTCGCGTTCAACCTGACAGGCGATCTCGATCAGATGCGCCGGCGTCACGATCTCGTGCTCGCGCACGGCGGCACTTGCGTGATGGCTGTGCTGAATTCCGTGGGATTGGTCGGCATGCACGAGTTGCGCAAGCACTCGCAGTTGCCGATTCATGCGCATCGCGCGGGTTGGGGTTATCTGTCGCGCAGTCCCGAACTCGGCTGGGACTACGCGCCGTGGCAAATGATCTGGCGGCTTGCGGGCGCCGATCATTTGCACGTGAATGGCTTGCGCAACAAGTTCAGCGAACCGGACGACAGCGTGATCGCGGCGGCGCGCGCGGTGCTCTCGCCCGTGATGCCCGGCGCGCCGATGACGGCGATGCCCGTATTCAGTTCGGGGCAGACGGGTTTGCAGGCGGCGGATACGTATGCGGCACTCGGCCGTGCCGATCTGATCCACACGGCGGGCGGCGGCATCTTCGGTCATCCGCAGGGTGTGGCAGCGGGCGTGGAAGCGCTGCGCGAGGCGTGGGTCGCGGCCATCGAAGGCGTGCCGCTAGAAAAGTACGCCGAGCGCAATCCGGCGCTGCGCGCGGCGCTCGGCTTCTGGAAGTGA
- a CDS encoding phosphogluconate dehydrogenase C-terminal domain-containing protein, with the protein MKEKIALIGAGGKMGFRLSSNLLKSDYRVAHVEVSEVGRKRLKDELNVDCVSVDAAIDGAQVVILAIPDTLIGKLSHEIAPKLPAGTMVMTLDAAAPFAGHLPDRPDLTYFVAHPCHPIIFNNDDDPKARRDFFGGAYAKQSITSALMQGPESAFDLGEDVAKTIYQPILRSYRLTVEQMALLEPGLSETICATLLYVMREAMDETVKRGVPEQAARDFLLGHMNILSAVIFNEIPGAFSDACNKAIEFGKPRLMRDDWKGVFEREEIAESIRRIT; encoded by the coding sequence ATGAAAGAGAAAATCGCACTGATCGGTGCCGGCGGAAAAATGGGCTTCCGTCTGTCGAGCAACCTGCTGAAGTCGGATTATCGCGTTGCGCACGTCGAAGTGAGCGAAGTGGGCCGCAAGCGTCTGAAGGACGAACTGAACGTGGATTGCGTATCCGTCGATGCCGCTATCGACGGCGCGCAGGTCGTGATTCTCGCGATACCCGACACGCTGATCGGCAAGCTCAGCCACGAGATCGCGCCGAAACTGCCGGCGGGCACGATGGTGATGACGCTCGATGCCGCCGCGCCGTTCGCGGGCCATCTGCCCGACCGGCCGGATCTGACGTACTTCGTCGCGCATCCTTGCCACCCGATCATCTTCAACAACGACGACGATCCGAAAGCGCGCCGCGATTTCTTCGGCGGCGCGTATGCGAAGCAGTCGATCACGAGCGCACTGATGCAAGGCCCCGAGTCCGCATTCGATCTCGGCGAAGACGTCGCGAAGACGATCTATCAGCCTATCTTGCGTTCGTACCGTTTGACCGTCGAACAGATGGCGCTGCTGGAGCCCGGCCTGTCCGAGACGATCTGCGCGACGCTGCTGTACGTGATGCGCGAAGCGATGGACGAAACGGTCAAGCGCGGTGTGCCCGAACAGGCCGCACGCGATTTTCTGCTCGGCCACATGAACATCCTGAGCGCGGTGATCTTCAACGAAATCCCCGGCGCGTTCTCCGATGCGTGCAACAAGGCGATCGAGTTCGGCAAGCCGCGCCTGATGCGCGACGACTGGAAGGGCGTGTTCGAACGCGAAGAGATCGCGGAAAGCATCCGCCGCATTACCTGA
- a CDS encoding MFS transporter — translation MQTALHADKASPSELERSTIRKVSLRLVPFVALMFFINFLDRTAISFAGPNGMTKDLGLDAAQFGFAAGVFFIGYIFLEVPSNLALHKFGARRWLARIMVTWGIVALLFTWVSSVPGLYGLRFALGVAEAGFFPGAILFLSMWVPQRHRNHILALFYLAQPLTIVIGAPFAALLIEAHGLFGLAGWRVMFLGVAVPAIVIGIVAWFYLSDRPSQARWLTSAEQQWLTAELEAEQRQRGANGTQHRHRASAAMTSGRVWMFSLMYFGLIYGLYALAFFVPTIIGGFETQFGSHFNVFQKGLITAIPYLPAAIVLFLWSRNATKHGVRAWHIGIPALVGALSIPLALFMKSPSTSVAVIAITACAIFSALPNFWALPARFLSGAAAAAGIALINTIGNLAGFVAPYVTGALKDATGSYHAPMFVVGIFMLLSAVLAFAFCSERRMRERDEHAAVALDPRAS, via the coding sequence ATGCAAACAGCCCTACACGCCGACAAGGCCAGCCCGAGCGAGCTGGAGCGCTCGACCATCCGCAAGGTTTCGCTGCGCCTCGTGCCCTTCGTCGCGCTGATGTTCTTCATCAACTTCCTCGACCGCACGGCGATTTCGTTCGCCGGTCCTAACGGCATGACGAAGGATCTCGGGCTCGACGCCGCGCAGTTCGGCTTCGCGGCAGGCGTGTTCTTCATCGGCTACATCTTTCTCGAGGTGCCGAGCAATCTCGCCTTGCACAAGTTCGGCGCGCGCCGCTGGCTTGCGCGGATCATGGTGACGTGGGGCATCGTCGCGCTGCTCTTTACGTGGGTAAGCAGCGTGCCCGGACTGTATGGACTGCGCTTCGCGCTCGGTGTCGCGGAAGCGGGCTTCTTTCCCGGCGCGATCCTGTTTCTGAGCATGTGGGTGCCGCAACGCCATCGTAACCACATCCTCGCGCTGTTCTATCTTGCGCAGCCGCTGACGATCGTGATCGGCGCGCCCTTCGCCGCATTGCTGATCGAAGCGCACGGGCTCTTCGGTCTTGCCGGCTGGCGCGTGATGTTCCTCGGCGTGGCCGTGCCCGCCATCGTCATCGGCATCGTCGCGTGGTTCTATCTGAGCGACCGGCCTTCGCAGGCGCGCTGGCTGACGTCGGCCGAGCAGCAATGGCTCACGGCCGAACTCGAAGCCGAGCAGCGTCAGCGCGGCGCGAACGGCACACAGCATCGCCATCGCGCGAGTGCCGCGATGACGAGCGGCCGCGTCTGGATGTTCTCGCTGATGTACTTCGGCTTGATCTACGGCCTGTATGCGCTCGCGTTCTTCGTGCCGACCATCATCGGCGGTTTCGAGACGCAGTTCGGCTCGCACTTCAACGTGTTCCAGAAAGGGCTCATCACGGCGATTCCGTATCTGCCCGCCGCGATCGTGCTGTTCCTGTGGAGCCGCAACGCGACGAAGCACGGCGTGCGCGCCTGGCACATCGGTATTCCCGCGCTCGTCGGCGCACTCAGCATTCCGCTCGCGCTCTTCATGAAGTCGCCTTCGACGAGCGTCGCCGTCATCGCGATCACGGCTTGCGCGATCTTCTCCGCGCTGCCGAACTTCTGGGCGCTGCCCGCGCGCTTCCTGTCGGGCGCGGCGGCTGCCGCGGGTATCGCGCTGATCAACACGATCGGCAATCTGGCGGGTTTCGTCGCGCCGTACGTGACGGGCGCATTGAAGGACGCGACGGGCTCGTATCACGCGCCGATGTTCGTTGTCGGCATCTTCATGCTGCTGAGCGCCGTGCTCGCCTTCGCGTTCTGCAGCGAGCGCCGCATGCGCGAACGGGACGAACACGCGGCCGTCGCGCTGGACCCGCGCGCAAGCTGA